CAGACTGACCGGATTTCCTCTAAACGGACCGCGACGGATAATCGTTCCGATAGAGATGGACAGGCTGGAATTCGAATCGCGATGGTACATATTCGCGAGACTCGATCGCCGGGGGGATTCCAGCCGGTACTTCCAGTCGTTCCAGTCAGTCGATGGTAGAGTAGAACATTGCCGTGCACCCATTCATCTGGTATTTGGTCAGGGCTTCTAGTTCGGGCGCTGCTTGCACTTGCAAATGTATTCGTAGCGTCGGCATGGCATTAGCGCCGCTGCGTTGAAATTGTTCATCGAACCACTGTCGTCGCGGGGGTTGGGAAAGAGGAAAGAGGGAAGAGAGCGTCGGGGTATCAAATGCTCGGCCACGGACGGAGGGACCACACTGTTTCTATTCTCCGTAAACGTCAGAAAGAACTAAATCCTGGCTAATCCCGTCAGACGGAACACGAATTAGAGTTGATCAACAGGAATTTCGAAACAGGGGATTTCTGGCGATCACGTGTCCGTTAATCGTTGCGAAATAACGAGAAAGCTTTGTTTCGGAAATCTTGGAGGCATCGACGCAGAATGATCTTGTACCGtgaaatacatttttacgagtTAACTGTAACACCTTCTGCAGTTAAATTTACAACATTTATTTCTACATGTTTTAGTggcattttaaaattttttggccGTAAGAAAGTTAAAATTGGCGTCTCTGTACATTTTCAAACATAGTCGTTTTTTAAAAAGGATCTTCCTTCGCGCGTTTAAAAAGAAGAGAATTATCTAGGTGGTCTGTTTCTGGCGAAATACCCTGTATGCTCGTTAAAAAGTAACGCTAATAATACGTTCACGTTTCGTTATAAATGTCGAGTTTGGCTCACCAGGGGTCTTTCAAAGGGGTTGCAAAATCATAACCTACGTGACGTTCTTACGAGACCCTATTACGTTCCTTCATACTACTCTAGCATACATTCAAGCTAAGTGAACGTTGCGTGGCGAACATCGTGTGGTTGGTTAAGGTTTGGTTAGGTTCGAGGAACGTGAAattatgttaaaaaaatttcGTATTACGGGTACACCAAACGCAACAACCTCTTCCCGCTGTTCATTTTTACGAGCAAGAGGGTGGATCTCGAAATTGAACCTGACTTTTTCATTGCAACGCGTCGGTCGGTTACATGGTCTATGAATATTCCTCGAAACACCTTTCGTTATTCTCTCTCGGAGGAACAAGTACATTTTTTTTAACGGCCGATTCCTCCGAGATTCGTATCGACGGAATCCGATTCCTATAAAAGAAAAGTAAGCCCTGGAGAGAAACGTTCCAGTCATATTCGTTCTAATTTTAAACCTAATCGATTTCCCTTCGTTCCGACTGGGATGGTGGGGCGGGGGGgaaggaaaaaaaaatattaaatttacccCGAACCAGACCGGTCCAATCAAAAACTTTTCCACTTGATCTGGTCACTTAACGTTATACGCTGATGAAACGACCCAAGGAGTTTTACAGCCGAAACATTTCGCCAGAATTTTCCACGGCTGAGATGATCAGTAGCGATCAGATTGGATGATCTAGCACTTCCGTTCGCAGATTCTATACGGCTGCGCGAAAATCCATTCGCTTAATACACTCTACCGCCTCCGCGTTTCGTTTCCCCTTTACGCCAACTTGTACGCGttcctctttctctctccctctcttgtTCGTTTACGCTTTCACGAGTTATCAGCAACTTTCCACTTTAACTAACAACAATCCAGCAAGCAAACAATTAAGCCCTGCATGCTGGGTGAAGTTCGCATGCCGGGGAGTTCCACTTGTCAGCCGGTTGCTCTGTCACAAAGGACTACATCATGTGAAATTAAAGTATTAACGAGACGGGACGCTTCTCCATGGGCCATCTTCTTAGATAAGATACCAACAACCGTAAATTAGTTTCGTGGTTGGCTAGCCTGTCCACAAACTATCCTTCGTCCATGTTTGAATTCTTCATGAGGTCTCACGTTCTCGGGATCAAACGTGAAACTGTTTGGGCAGCAGTTAGGTTCATCAACATCCGTGCCAGGTGGTTAGTTTATTAATAATCGTTTCCATCCAGCCATAAAATGATCTTGAAGGTACACGCGCCTAGCTTAACGTATGTATATTCCTGTCTCGAGTCTTACGTAAAATATAAACGTACAAAATGTATACATTCTTAAAGTTATGATCCTTCGAGGATCGAGATTTTTTAAAAACCACGTTTCGCTTCTTTTACTTGTTTTTCGAGAACGCGGTGGCAGAGAATTAGCTTAATCTAGGATCATGAAATTTATGGCCCTTGAAAACTCATGACTCTGGCAATGCAGCTGCTCGACTTTCACGCTGTATCGCGTTTTTCTCGAGTAGtgttaaaagaaattaaaacgtctGGTTTTTAACATTATTTCTACCGCGGTTTTTATGCTTGCCTATTATTTTCGAGTGGAAATAACTATGAAAATACGTAATAtcgttaatgtggcaccatatcgTCGAAATTAAATCTCAGACAAATCAATTCTAGTCACAGTCATATCTTGTTATACGAGGCAAATCTTGGTTATATAATAAAGTTTTTGCAAATCTTGGTTTGTTTTTCGCTCAACCATCCTACAGGATCGACAACAATTTTTCTTCTTAATGTTGTACATTTTAAGCTCTCTACGTGCTCATACAGGATCTTATTATCGAATCATGATTTAGAAATAATGTTTCAAACTATAAAGACTTTATATTTTACACCGACTAAAActataattttcattttgttATACAATTTCTCTAATTTCTGTTTGATATAGTTTGAGGCTTCGTCGAATGGTATTATAAGTAGCGTAGTTTTTATTGCTTCAAAAGAATTGGAATTTTTGCATACTGTGCACAGCGAAATTAGGGCAGAAATGTTCCATAATCGCAGTTTTTCGTGGAAGCAGTAAACGTAGGATAATTGGAAGTTAGCGCAAGCTCGATCGGGCATAAGCGGCCCCGGCAGCCATAACCTATGCCGGAATCACAGACGATGGTGATGTACGATTGTTATGGTATTATCGTGAGTACGACCATTACCTGCGGATCAATTGCATTCGCGTAAGTCCAATCGGTGATTGCGACCCCGCATGGAAACTGCGCAATCCTGGTACGATCCAACGGAATGCTGGTAATTCCCAGGATGCTTCCTTCTCCACTGTTCCACTCACTCTGCATACTGACTCTGAGCGTTCCGGGGTTTCGCAAGTCTGGCTGCTTTCGTTCTCGTTCCTGTTTCTGGATCGATCACTTTCAAGTCCGTGCAGTCGAGTATGCTTGCGACCGATAGTCACGTATGGATACTGTGTGCGCTATTAAAGATCGACCGGCATAGAATTGCGTCGGGATATACCGACGTGCAGCCCGGCTAGCACGAAATGGTGCCGTTTTAATGCACCCGGCCCGATGGCAGCGTCTCGTTCCGCCCCGATATTGGATAGTGGAAACTTCGAACTGTTCGTATTTACCCCGAGATACTCCCGCGCGTTCATGGTGTACGGGTAAACGAACATTTCCACAAGGAAGATGCTCCTCTACGAATGCGGGGAATATAAATTATTGAAAGAATAATTGCAATAGAAAGTTATACGTAGCCTCAGACTTTCTTCGTTATCACTGCGTTACTGGGTGTATCGACGACTGACAATTAAGTATTTCTTTCGGTAAGAATTTGGTAATAGATATAACGTTTGTGGTAGTTTGCTACTGGCGGAAGAGAGTGACATGGTAAGTGCCATAGTTGGACGCTGGGtagacatatacagggtgttcgaccaccccttaaAAATaatagtgggagattctagaggccaaaataagacgaaaatcaagaataccaaaagAAAccaaaagttccgccaatactgaatttttttctcgaaagtgggtaggatttcgggggtatgtgtattcaccaaaaatgattgcaattaacccccgcaactgaaaataatttttttagaacgattcgaaaattttttttttcgccgaaaaatttaggcacctatccgattttttttctcgaaagtgggtaggatttcgggggtatgtgtattgaccaaaaatgattgcaattgacccccgcacctgaaaataatttttttaggacgatttgaaacttttcattttcaccgaaaaatttaggcacctatccaattttttttctcgaaagtgggtaggatttcgggggtatgtgtattgaccaaaaatgattgcaattgacccccgcacctgaaaataatttttttaggacgatttgaaacttttcattttcaccgaaaaatttaggcaccctaccccctgtcgattcttcttaaaaattcatttttcatttttagtaattttgtttgacaccctacagaaaagttgtctaatacttttttgtaggtacccatgagctctacttcagaaaagtttcattgaaatatattcacaattgtaggagttatggctgtttgaaaattggaccatttttatggggtttttctcattttgcggggtcaaggaccaacttttcgaatatttttgcgatttgtacatatactccatcaaaatacgcgtagtttgcttttttaaacattgaaatcgtccaatccgttcagaagttatgacgttttaaagattcacatgtaaattcgggcagatatttctggccagaaattatattttcggtaaggaatttttttctcaaaaatgcgtaggatttcgggggtatgtgtaattaccaaaaatgcttgtaattgatctctgcaactgaatataatttttttagaacgattcgaaaaattttttttcgccgaaaaatttaggcacctatccgattttttttctcgaaagtgggtaggatttcggaggtatgtctgttgaccaaaaatgcgtgCAATTGACctgtgcaactaaaaataattttttcaaaacgatttgaaatttttgaatttaattgttaataactttttaacgaagcctccatcaacaaattggtattcttgattttcgtcttattttggcctctagaatctcccattaaaatagaaCAGCCATCATTACTTCTATGGACTGATTTTGTTCAAATTTCAATCAGAACTTTAAActagaatataaaattttattttaaagaaacgtCGATTGGAAATATTTAAGATGAAAGTTCGGGGAGAAATACAATTTAGCcccaatttatttttacagctcGTGCAAAGGAAAACTGCGCCAAGTTTCATTTAGCGATAACGTTGTTAAGACTAAAAACGTAAATACGCGAACCGAtagaaatgaatttcttttTACGGTCGAGCTAGGCGGACCGTTAAGGAAGTCGAGTAGCTTCCGGGGAAAATAAAAGATCCCGGCGCCGATGCGCAATAATTGAATCGTGCGATATAAGGTTGTATGACTTGTTGACGTTCCCCCGCGATACGAGGGGGGTTCTGCAGTGTTTGACCTGTAGTAGCTTTTATTCCTTTGAACTTATTCACCCGGGTTATACAATGGGACTCGTATCTGCTATAAGCGGCTTTACATCGGCCTCATTTAGACGAGCGATAGGGGGAAACGAGAGTGCTCCTGTAATCGAGTACGAATATAATTGAAAGTTCTTCCGGTACCTGCGATTTCCCAAAGACCAGCGATCGTGGAGAGGCACTCACGGACACTGCTCTTTGGCAAAGGGCAAAGATCATGCGATCGGGTCTTTCTCGTCCAATTCCTCTCTCTCCCTTTCTCCTTTCTTTATCCCCATTTTTTCTTTCTCGTTACATCTCTCGATTCCTTCGCGATTTGGAATTTGTCGAGTCGAACCTTCGATCTAAGTTCCGTTGCCAAGCATCGTCCCTCGAAACGGGAGATTAATCGAATCTTCTTTATCTTGACTACCTTCCTGCTGACAATAATCGACTGGCGTCTCGTTATAAAATTGATTCCACGGCGTCCGTTTCGTATTTggcttttttatttttcgtagttaaaaatatttctttttttcccgCAAAAAGGATATCGAGTTCTATGTGTTTTTAGAGAAAATgggaaaacaattttattcggTTACTTTTAGATTGGAtgcaattttagaaaaattcaaaTTCCATAAAATGTGCCTGCAAATTATAGAAGAATTATATCGTCTGTTCGTATCAATACTTTGAAAATTATTccattttcttttctaatttctGAGTGAGAAATCAATCTCATTTAGATTTCCAGTCGGAATTGTTAAACAACCCGTACGACGCAGAGATATTCAAAGCAGTTGGCATACATATTCATGAACGTACCAAACTGTCAGATATATTTTTTAACAGTTAACACGGTATACAATTTCGATCGTATCGATAACATTTTTTACGTAGCAGCGAATGATCATTAAGGAGCTCCACTTTCCTACTATTTATAATACTCGCAACGAAGAAAGTATATTTATTCATGAAAGGAGAACTGATATATCCTTAAGGGTAACATTTCTGTTTCATCAATCATATAGTATCACAACCCCCAGCATGCAATGTTATTTATCGCAGCATTTACTCGGTTTCGTTTTAATAACCCCTTATCAGTATTTTTCACGCCACAAGAATAATTTAAAAGCTCGCGTAATTTTCTTGATACTGCTCGGTATAGTACATAGTgtttaaagaaattttttttaatcatcCATCTACGTGCCTTATCGTTCGCTCGGCTCTCGTTATTTAACTTTGCTCTCCATCTCTTAACCTAGTGGCCACATCTGGTTCTCAACAAACCGAAAGAAAATATTCTGCGCGATGGCGATTCTAAAACTGATTTAAACTCGAGTGAAATCCATCGCGGTTAAAAAGAAACGAAGGTTGTTTCGTTTGCAAATCGTTCGACCACGTGAAGAAAGCTCTCAGCCCTCTTCAAAAAAACttgaaaatttgtaattaaaagAAATACATTTGAATAAGAGAGATGACGAAaataagataaattttaaatcgtgcAGTTTAAAATGGTCCAAGATGAAAGTTTTGGGCTCGTAGAAAATTTCAAGATCCGTGAAAATTTCCTATTAAAATCAGTATTAGTTTGATCGAGCGCGATCAACAATGCTTCCCGCGTTTTCCCGGTAGTCAGCGGTCATTTATCATACGCGTTTCCGGAATTTCCAATTTCACGGTGGCACGTTACACGTGTTAGCGGAGTTAGTCAGCTGGAATTAGATTAACGATGCATCGACAAATCGCATTGCTTTCTCTATTAACTCGTTTTCCATTACGCGTGTCGAGCGGCTAGCAGCGCGGCCCCGTCGCGTCGCGTCCTCGCGGAATTGAGATTTCCACGGCGACAGTTTGCATTTCTAACTGCATTCTATGCAAATGGCGAACGGTCGCGTGTCGTTTCAGATATCGGGCTTAAACCGTCGTGTGTTAATTCCACGGGCGAACTGCACGATGTCTGCGCTTATTAGCGGCGGTACTTATCGGCCGTGTTGCGAGCCAACGGTGGCGCGAGACTCCGGCTTATTTTAAACTTGTGCGTTCGCGTTTTCATACCCCTCTCGATTTTGCCTTACAGACTCGATAACAACTCGACGATCCGTCACCGTAATAATGCATACCCGCGTATCATGCGTTTTTCTACCCCCGTCGAAGATCAATTTGCAATCCTCCTCGTGTTTCTCCGACTCGGACGCGAGAACTGACGTTACGAAATTCGCCATTGGGAACTCACCATTTTCTTAGCAACTACGAAAAAGAACTTGAAAATTTTGTTGAGTCCCCATTGGAACATCGAATGTTTCTCGAATATTAGCATCGAGTACGGCTGAGAAATTAATTTACCAAAACTGAAATATTGCACATCCGGTGTAGAGGATCCTAAGAATTGAAACATTCTAAGTAAGAAGCTTATTTAAGACTGGTGCGTTCGCGTTTTCCTCGTTTCGCCTTACCAACTCCATAAGAACCGGACGATCCATCACCGTAATAATCCGTGCTCGCGTATTGCGCGCTTTTTCCCGCTGGAGATCAATTTGCAATCCTCTTCGTGTTCCCGAGACTCGGACGCGAGGGAGGAGCGACGAAAAAAGCTGGTTACGCTCGCCGCCGATCGATATCCGCGCTAAATGCACCACCGTATTCCGAAGTTCGCCCTCCCCCCTCTCGACCGCCATCGAGAAGTCGTCATTTTTTAAGTTACTCCGATAAGATTACCGCGGATGGAGCCCTAAGTTCGTCCAGCGATTATACTAAATCAGTAGTTCCTAAATTGGCGACCGGAGGAAGTTCCAAGCGAGAAGCACGGAGCTCTGATATTTTTGTAATCGCGAGGATTTATTTTCGCCTCGCTGGCTGCCAGTGTCGATTGAAAAGTTTCATGGCGCGTTTTTTCCCCCAACTATTCACTCTTTTCGCAATTTCATATACTGACTCTTACCCGTTTATATCGAGTAGGCTAAACGTTCTCTGAAATTATTAGTCTATGTTTGTGTGGTTCGAACAATTTtagttccttacatattacataTTTTGTATTAAAGGGTTTATTCcctttaataaatgaataataataataaaaacgaaACGTCTTCGCGGAAGAAATGAAAACGGAATTCTTATTTCGTTGTTAGCAGTAGTTGATAACTATATTTTTTATCCAACATCGGATCAACGTGTATTCTGTGTTTCTCGGCTGGGGAGCTTGCAATTTCTCAAAGCCAATTACAGCGTAATGTTTCTTCGCCATAATAAGGGAGACCCCGGGCAATTGAAAGATTCGCGCGATACCCGTTGCGTTCTGTTTCGTTTCCCTTTTATGCAAATGTTAGCCTCGTTAACTTGCAAGCAACTTCACTATCTACCTTAAATAATTTCAAGCGGTGTCAGGAAACTCGACGAGGACTCGCGTATCAATTCCGAGCCGACAAATTAGAATGACACACGCGAGAGTTGAATAAACTCCGTTCCATCCCTTTAGCGGCGGTTGATAGGAGCGTCGCACTCGATCATCCTAATGACGTTCTCGCGTATCGACGTTAGGCTACCTATCTCTGACGGGAACTAATTTGCACATAACTGCGTGCCACTCTTATCGAAGGTCAATTATGCTGCCTTGGAACTGATACCAGCGCAAAGTGCATCTACGAGGCGCGATGTATTATTCAAGACCTTTCTTTTATCGCTGGCAAGGGCGTTACATGCCTATCGTAAAGTTGACTGATTGAGCGGTCGAGGGGAAGAAAAGGACCACCCTTTACGAAAGGGCGAAACCGATAAAGTACAAGGACCAATAAAACACAAAGAAAAGGTACACGATTGTTGTGCGAGTTCCCTGTGCCCCGTGGACAAAGTTGGCATTTTATTTAGGGAAAACGACCACTTGTCTTAGATTCCTTTCTAAACTAAAACCCAGCGACCCTTGTTCTCCTGAGCGTTGTAagagaaaaatttaagcactttCTGCGAGTTTATTTCAACGTTTGGACCGAATTTCACGATCTTTAATATGTTAAATTCTAGTTATATCATAAGCACGTTCGTTGTTTGATATTACTATCATCGTAGGAACCTCGTGGAGTTTAATAACGATAGGGTGAATAATATAGAAATATGTATAATTCTTACTTTTCCACTTCGGTAACTCATTAGTAACCTGATAATGAGTTATCGTAGACCGTGGCTCGTGGATAACGGCGAGTCTGCGAGCTAGCAGTTCCACGGAGTGCTGGAGATAACCTTACGACTCTTGCTGAGGGAAAAATCGTAGAGCTTACGCAGGATTTACTGTACTTTAGTAGGGAAAAGGTGATCCTAGGTTTTATTGCTAGGCAGTAGGCGAGATGGAAGTCGCATTTCGCACGAAATTAAGTTTTTTtatcacatttttttattaaattctataCTTACTATAATCAGATTAATATCTATTCGCCAGAAAAggctagttctactcgaatccacGTCACTTATCTTTTTACttatgaaaattaaataaacgaaaaaatctgaaatacgttttttttaaatttaaacataGAAACGAGGCGTACACCGAATATTTACTAAACGATTTCGAAGGGTCCCACTTTGTCATCGGCGCAGTAAAATTCTGTAGACTGGCGAGAACATAACGATGTGTGTTCCGTGTACACAATCGATAGTTCAAAGACTGCCCCGAATCCCGATTAATTGTGGAAATAAACTTTCCACATATTGATTGCGAGCGATTCGTTGCCAGTCACGTTCAACTTTGGTTGTCACTAATTGTCGTTCATGGCTGCTGGTCGATAATTACGACTAAATCGTTCCTTTCAACGATATTCAAATACTTACATAATTGAGTGAATTCACTCGTTCATGAGTTTCTATTTCGCGAATTTCCATTCGTCTATAAAATATTAGTAAAATTTACTGTTTCGAAATTGTTCAAATAAATGAAACTTTCCCCCCTGGTAACCGAAACACATAATCGATAGTACCTACTGAGTTAACCCACTCGAGTTGCTATGAAtaactaattaaaaaaaaaaaaaacaggataaAAGTTTATTCCGTAGCGTGATGAAAACTCAACTAGGTATAATCGTGTTGGAGAAAAAGTTTTATTCAAAGTCGAACGCGATGTTTaaacgaaaccagatttcaatgAATGTTTTCACGATATTTGATTACGCGGAAGAATGTTTTTCGAAGCTTGCGTTTTAACGAGAGCAACTTCAATTCGTCGGTGAGAAACAAACGAAGGGTCGCCGGAATTATTTTTCCGTGCGTCCATTAATGGTTAAATTCTTCGTGTTTTTGTAATAACCGGCAAATTGCTGGTGACGAATTTGTGAAATCTCAAGCTCCGGTTCCCCCCATCGCCGCGGAAGCGGTTCTTGGCTGTGAAAATTTATCGATAAAATGgcgcgaaaaaagaaaaaggtcgGGCGGAAAATAGCGAGGAGAAAGGTTCAGAACGTAAAGCCGATGAAAATTGCTGCGCTGATCGTGTCTGCTATACAGGATCTTCGTGAAACCAAGGGTTCGACGCCTAACAAGATCATAGGTTACATAAGTTATGCATCCAATATGACCGAGGGACGCGTTAAACGACAAGTGAGTGGCTCAGAGATAATTATTATGGCATTGAAAGCGCTTTAAAAGCAATCTCGACGCGTAATTCCGGTGAAATTTAAAGTCGTGAGCTTTATTGCTTTCAGTTGAATTGGGATTATTCGATGGATAAGATACGGGCCGAATAAACGTCGTGTTGCtgggaattatggtcgtttatAACGTACTATGCCCTCCATAATGCGCCGAAATTAAAAGTCACTCCATTGAATTtagcaaattaattaaaaattcatttttgtataTCTTAGCATCAAAATTGAGAAGGCCTACTAATTCTTTCGGAGATTTTTACAAATGATCGACAATTTTCAATCAACAAAATttgtatacatttttttttatatacgaTTGACAATTTTCAATTGTCGTCAGTTCAATTCAATCACTTTCTTAGTTCGTACTGAATTTAAATGCTGAATTTCTACAAACGATTAAGAATTTAAATAGTGTTGTGTGACATCTTGCTTTTTTGAATGTTTTGGGGTTCTTAAGGTGAAAATGTTTTAATTACATTTTACGAAGTTATTACGGTCATTAAGTCTCCTTCTTCAGGAGAACGCGTAATTGAAATTAAGGTAGAGTTTTAGTAATAGCACTTCAGCTGTACCTTGCATCTACTATtagagggtgtttggccaccccttaggaaaaattttaatggaagattctagagggcaaaataagacgaaaaacaaggatactaatttgttgattgaggctttgttaaaaagttagatAGATTTCCGGCTACACCCGGATactcaggggtggccaaacaccctgtacatagatGCCAactttttattttacattttatttaacGACGTATAATTTCGTCCGTATAAATTAGTACGACGAATAGTACAATATCACGACGAACTTTCGCGAGTGAAATTGTAATTCTCGGTAATTGATAATTATAGGTAAAAGCAGCGTTGAAGAGGGGCGTGGAATACGGCATACTACGAAGACACCGACGTCATTATTTCCTTCCCGTGGGTGACGAATTAGACCGTGCAAATCGCGTCGCTTTGAGATTCGCCAAATTGCCGTTACCTTCAGCGTATTCCGCGAAATCGAACACGATTTCTTCTCGTAAAATTACTGCTCTCGGATGTCGCGGAAACTCGACGAGATTCGGCCTGAAATCACGAAAGGCGAAACGACTGGCACGACTTCGTTCGACTTTAATCTCTCCCACGACCAGTTTGGTGGAGACAATTTGCAAAAATGGCGACATGTGAATCGAAaatcattaaaatataatttttaattataacgaACGTTAGAAAATATTCGAACTATGTTAAGCACGGTATCACAATACTCTAGGGATTCCTTTAGGTTTTTTCCTCCTATGAAAATATCGGTTTACCGGTGAAACGAATTATTTATTAACCAAAGTTTGCCCCAGCGGTTCGTATTGATGAGAAAGTTGCACCATTTTCTGACTTTAGGAACTATTCCTAGTCT
This genomic window from Colletes latitarsis isolate SP2378_abdomen chromosome 8, iyColLati1, whole genome shotgun sequence contains:
- the LOC143344369 gene encoding uncharacterized protein LOC143344369, with protein sequence MARKKKKVGRKIARRKVQNVKPMKIAALIVSAIQDLRETKGSTPNKIIGYISYASNMTEGRVKRQVKAALKRGVEYGILRRHRRHYFLPVGDELDRANRVALRFAKLPLPSAYSAKSNTISSRKITALGCRGNSTRFGLKSRKAKRLARLRSTLISPTTSLVETICKNGDM